In a single window of the Flavobacterium ammoniigenes genome:
- the dprA gene encoding DNA-processing protein DprA: MNDQELFYLLALQRVEGVGDIIAKKLLTQFGSVEAVFQAKVSQLKAIDGIGSVLLKNFKDQSIFAKAERELEFISSNSISITTFQDADYPERLKHCFDSPLVLFSSGNISLKNQKMISIVGTRQITSYGLDFCRKFIAELAPLNPVIVSGFAYGVDIVAHQFAMENNLQTIGVVAHGLNQIYPKSHKKYVAKMEENGGFMTEFWSSSNPDKENFVRRNRIVAGMTEATIVIESAERGGSLITANLANEYNRDVFAVPGRVSDKYSQGCNTLIKTQKANVLTSASDLIYMLNWDIEKEVKSVQKQLFVALDDDEQKIYDYLLQSGKELLDVIALRCDFPIYRISGILLNMELKGVIRPLPGKLFEAI; encoded by the coding sequence ATGAATGACCAAGAATTATTTTATTTACTTGCTTTGCAGCGAGTAGAAGGCGTAGGCGATATTATTGCCAAAAAACTACTCACCCAATTTGGCTCTGTCGAAGCGGTTTTCCAAGCCAAAGTTTCGCAATTAAAAGCTATTGACGGAATAGGATCTGTATTATTAAAAAATTTTAAAGATCAATCTATTTTTGCGAAAGCAGAACGTGAATTGGAATTTATTTCATCCAATTCAATTTCCATTACTACTTTTCAAGATGCTGATTATCCAGAACGATTGAAACATTGTTTTGACAGCCCATTGGTATTATTTAGTTCAGGCAACATTAGTCTGAAAAATCAGAAAATGATAAGTATCGTGGGTACGCGTCAGATTACCTCTTATGGCTTGGATTTTTGTCGCAAATTCATTGCCGAACTAGCTCCTCTCAACCCAGTAATCGTTAGTGGATTTGCTTATGGCGTCGATATTGTAGCACATCAATTTGCCATGGAAAACAACCTACAAACTATTGGCGTTGTAGCCCATGGACTGAACCAAATTTACCCCAAATCACACAAAAAATATGTCGCAAAAATGGAAGAAAATGGTGGTTTTATGACTGAATTTTGGAGTTCTTCCAATCCAGATAAAGAGAATTTTGTGAGAAGAAATCGGATTGTCGCCGGAATGACGGAGGCGACAATTGTAATCGAATCGGCTGAGCGGGGAGGGTCTTTGATTACTGCTAATCTAGCCAACGAATACAATCGGGATGTGTTTGCTGTTCCGGGTCGCGTATCCGATAAATACAGTCAAGGATGTAATACGTTGATTAAAACCCAAAAAGCAAATGTGTTGACTAGCGCTTCCGATTTGATTTATATGCTGAATTGGGATATTGAAAAAGAAGTTAAATCGGTGCAAAAACAACTCTTTGTAGCCTTAGATGATGACGAACAAAAAATCTACGATTACCTTTTACAGTCAGGAAAAGAATTACTCGATGTTATTGCCCTGCGCTGCGATTTTCCGATTTATAGAATTTCTGGAATTTTATTAAATATGGAATTAAAAGGCGTAATTCGACCCTTACCTGGAAAGTTATTTGAAGCAATTTAA
- the trpS gene encoding tryptophan--tRNA ligase, with protein sequence MAKILTGVQSTGTPHLGNLLGAIIPAIELSNNPANESFLFIADLHSVTQIKNGETLRANTYSTAAAWLACGLNVDKVVFYRQSDVPQTAELSWYLSCFFPFQRLTLAHSFKDKSDRLDDVNAGLFSYPMLMAADILLYDAEFVPVGKDQLQHLEITRDVASRFNHQMGETFVIPEAKIQEDSMLIPGTNGGKMSKSANNVINIFLDDKALRKQIMSIETDSTPLEDPKNTETCNAFAIYKLLASESEIEIMKANYLGGNYGYGHAKQALFELIVEKFKTERAQYNYYINNLTEVDELLRKGAQKASSVANGVLSKVRAKLGFEN encoded by the coding sequence ATGGCAAAAATACTTACAGGAGTTCAAAGTACAGGAACTCCCCATTTAGGAAACTTATTAGGCGCAATCATTCCTGCAATAGAATTATCCAATAATCCGGCAAACGAATCGTTTCTGTTTATTGCCGATTTGCATTCGGTTACCCAAATAAAAAACGGCGAAACCTTACGTGCCAATACATACAGTACGGCAGCGGCATGGTTAGCCTGTGGACTAAATGTAGATAAAGTAGTTTTTTACAGACAATCAGATGTGCCTCAAACGGCTGAATTGTCTTGGTATTTGAGTTGTTTTTTTCCGTTCCAACGTTTGACTTTAGCACATTCTTTCAAGGATAAATCAGATCGTTTAGACGATGTCAATGCTGGTTTGTTTTCGTATCCCATGCTGATGGCGGCCGATATTTTATTGTATGACGCCGAGTTTGTTCCTGTAGGGAAAGACCAATTGCAACACCTTGAAATTACTCGTGATGTGGCTTCGCGTTTCAATCATCAAATGGGCGAAACTTTTGTCATTCCTGAAGCTAAAATTCAAGAAGATAGCATGTTGATTCCGGGTACCAATGGTGGAAAAATGAGTAAATCAGCCAATAATGTGATCAACATTTTCCTAGACGATAAAGCATTGCGCAAGCAAATCATGAGCATCGAAACCGATAGCACGCCGCTTGAAGATCCTAAAAATACAGAGACTTGTAATGCCTTTGCTATTTATAAACTCTTGGCTTCTGAAAGTGAAATCGAAATTATGAAAGCCAATTATTTAGGTGGAAATTATGGTTACGGTCACGCCAAACAAGCTTTGTTTGAATTGATTGTGGAAAAATTCAAAACTGAAAGAGCGCAATACAATTACTATATTAATAACCTAACTGAGGTAGATGAATTGCTTCGAAAAGGAGCTCAAAAAGCAAGCTCGGTGGCCAACGGGGTTTTGTCAAAAGTAAGGGCAAAACTGGGCTTCGAAAATTAA
- a CDS encoding ester cyclase, which translates to MKNKEIVKQFLEQVRSGKFPEKAGLYMSDSILAHQMNSENETTVIRTPQNYSEHIEDFVQMFGQFSFEITDLIAEEDKVYARWKQIGNHLAEIDGYQPTGNPLIEIASCVYRLENNKIAEYWIQIDRLGFEKQLQQNG; encoded by the coding sequence ATGAAAAACAAAGAAATTGTAAAACAATTTTTAGAACAGGTTCGCTCAGGAAAATTTCCTGAAAAAGCAGGGTTGTATATGTCCGATTCTATTCTTGCGCACCAAATGAACTCCGAAAATGAAACGACGGTAATCAGAACACCACAAAACTATTCAGAACATATCGAAGATTTTGTACAAATGTTTGGCCAATTCTCTTTTGAAATAACCGATCTTATTGCAGAGGAGGATAAAGTTTATGCGCGATGGAAACAAATAGGAAATCATCTTGCTGAAATAGACGGTTACCAACCAACAGGAAATCCTTTAATTGAAATTGCAAGTTGTGTATACCGTCTAGAAAATAATAAAATTGCAGAATACTGGATTCAAATTGATCGTCTTGGTTTTGAAAAACAATTACAACAAAACGGTTGA
- a CDS encoding DoxX family protein, whose protein sequence is MKKDKIIFWTATTIIALLEGVMPALTSQTELAKEGIRHLGYPEYFGNVLVVFKVLGVLAIVIPQVSKRVKEWAYAGFAFDFLFAAISHGAVDGVNGQTFFPLVVLGILAVSYIYYHKLIEKH, encoded by the coding sequence ATGAAAAAAGACAAAATAATTTTTTGGACAGCAACCACAATCATTGCTTTGTTGGAAGGAGTAATGCCTGCCTTAACCTCACAAACAGAATTAGCAAAAGAAGGAATTAGACATTTAGGTTATCCTGAGTATTTTGGAAATGTCTTGGTGGTCTTTAAAGTTTTGGGAGTCCTTGCCATTGTAATTCCACAAGTTTCTAAACGAGTAAAAGAATGGGCATATGCGGGTTTTGCTTTTGACTTTCTTTTTGCAGCTATCTCTCACGGAGCTGTTGACGGAGTCAATGGACAAACTTTTTTCCCTTTAGTAGTTTTAGGGATTTTAGCCGTTTCTTACATTTACTATCACAAATTAATCGAGAAACATTAG